A portion of the Williamwhitmania sp. genome contains these proteins:
- a CDS encoding glycoside hydrolase family 57 protein: protein MRTICFYFQVHQPFRLRRYRFFDIGTDHNYYDEFANRSIMRKVAEKCYLPTNQLMLDLINEYGIRFKISYSISGVALTQFQLYAPDVLESFKKLAATGCVEFIGETYSHSLSALKSREEFEQQVKLQNAMVKEFFGQTPKVFRNTELIYSDLIGEVVADMGFKAMLTEGAKHVLGWKSSNYLYANAINPKLKLLLKNFRMSDDIAFRFSNRDWSEWPLTTDKYVQWLNHLSPKEEVINLFMDYETFGEHQWAETGIFEFMRHLPGAVLSSTNFEFLTPSEVADKHQPVAVMHVQYPISWADEERDLTAWLGNDLQDEAFDKLYSLKPLVDQIQDESILRDWKYLQTSDHFYYMCTKWFSDGDVHKYFNPYDTPYEAFINYMNILSDFILRIEDYLKTRIESLQLETITQTDAMKLIAEYQEKIERLKTATSFGKKLTKEPITKTPSVKKTAPKAKTKVPVKGKTPAKAVSKTKKKDTKE from the coding sequence ATGAGAACAATTTGTTTTTATTTCCAGGTGCATCAGCCTTTTAGACTCCGCCGTTATAGGTTTTTCGACATAGGAACTGACCACAACTACTACGATGAGTTTGCCAACCGTTCCATTATGCGAAAGGTGGCGGAGAAGTGCTATCTGCCAACAAACCAGCTGATGCTGGACCTTATCAACGAGTATGGCATACGGTTTAAGATAAGCTACTCCATTTCGGGGGTGGCACTTACCCAGTTTCAGCTGTATGCTCCCGATGTGCTAGAGAGTTTTAAAAAGCTGGCTGCAACCGGATGCGTAGAGTTTATTGGCGAAACCTACTCCCACTCCCTTTCAGCGCTCAAGAGTCGGGAGGAGTTTGAGCAGCAGGTGAAGCTACAAAACGCCATGGTAAAGGAGTTTTTTGGCCAAACACCAAAGGTATTCCGCAACACCGAGCTTATCTACAGCGACCTTATTGGTGAGGTGGTGGCCGACATGGGATTTAAGGCCATGCTAACCGAAGGTGCCAAGCACGTTTTAGGATGGAAGAGTTCTAACTACCTTTACGCAAATGCCATTAACCCAAAGCTAAAACTTCTGCTCAAGAACTTCAGGATGAGCGACGATATCGCCTTCCGCTTCTCCAACAGGGACTGGAGCGAATGGCCACTCACAACCGACAAGTACGTGCAATGGCTAAATCATCTAAGTCCAAAAGAGGAGGTAATTAACCTGTTCATGGATTATGAAACCTTTGGCGAGCACCAGTGGGCTGAAACTGGAATTTTTGAATTTATGCGTCACCTTCCCGGTGCCGTACTTTCAAGCACGAACTTTGAGTTTTTGACCCCCTCAGAGGTGGCCGACAAGCATCAGCCCGTAGCGGTAATGCATGTGCAATACCCCATCTCTTGGGCCGACGAGGAGCGCGACCTTACCGCATGGCTTGGAAATGACCTGCAGGACGAAGCCTTCGACAAGCTATACTCCCTCAAACCGCTGGTTGACCAAATTCAAGACGAGAGTATTCTGCGAGATTGGAAGTATTTGCAAACCAGTGACCATTTCTACTACATGTGCACCAAGTGGTTTTCCGATGGCGATGTTCACAAGTATTTCAACCCTTACGACACACCCTACGAGGCGTTTATTAACTACATGAATATCCTCAGTGACTTCATTCTTCGTATTGAGGATTATCTAAAAACTAGGATAGAATCGCTCCAATTAGAAACTATTACCCAAACGGATGCGATGAAGCTCATTGCGGAATATCAGGAGAAAATAGAGAGGCTTAAAACAGCCACTTCTTTTGGAAAGAAGCTGACCAAGGAGCCTATCACCAAAACTCCCTCCGTCAAAAAAACAGCACCGAAAGCAAAAACTAAGGTACCGGTTAAGGGTAAAACTCCTGCCAAAGCTGTTTCTAAAACAAAGAAAAAGGACACAAAAGAGTAA
- a CDS encoding glycosyltransferase family 4 protein, with protein sequence MRVLMFGWEFPPHITGGLGTACQGLVTGLTKANTEVIFVVPKTYGDEDQSAARIVDAGDVLVSTQSISVEDFWKRFLLMEVESNLIPYVSPEEFRKIIEQSLHDKTTLTDISTSSNFKFSGKYGTDLMEEVTRYAIVAAALAMQNSFDVIHAHDWLTYPSGIAAKRVSGKPLVIHVHATEYDRSGENINQGVWNIEKKGMEEADRIITVSNYTRNIVINRYGINPDKVVTVHNAVEFNLDYSEFAYSAKAVPEKIVTFLGRITFQKGPDYFVEAANMVISKYSNVRFVMAGSGDMMNRMIKRVAELRISEHFHFTGFLKGADVHRMFAQSDVYVMPSVSEPFGISPLEAMRASVPVIISKQSGVAEVLKHALKIDFWDVEAMADAIYGLLCYDGLSKLFRRYGQEEVTSLKWDEAAQKVIEVYQSLLKS encoded by the coding sequence ATGAGAGTTTTGATGTTTGGATGGGAATTTCCACCTCATATAACGGGAGGGCTTGGTACCGCTTGCCAGGGATTGGTAACAGGGTTAACCAAAGCCAACACGGAGGTAATTTTTGTTGTACCAAAAACATACGGTGACGAGGACCAAAGCGCGGCTCGAATTGTGGATGCCGGCGATGTGCTGGTCTCAACCCAAAGCATTAGCGTGGAAGATTTCTGGAAACGGTTCCTGCTTATGGAGGTGGAGTCGAACCTAATTCCCTATGTTTCACCGGAAGAATTTCGCAAAATAATAGAGCAAAGTTTGCACGATAAGACAACGCTAACCGACATCTCCACCTCCAGCAACTTCAAATTTTCAGGGAAGTATGGAACCGACCTCATGGAGGAGGTTACACGCTATGCTATTGTTGCCGCGGCGCTTGCCATGCAGAACTCATTTGACGTAATTCATGCGCACGACTGGCTCACCTACCCCTCCGGTATTGCAGCCAAGCGAGTATCGGGCAAGCCGCTGGTAATTCACGTTCACGCAACCGAATATGACCGTTCGGGGGAGAACATCAATCAAGGTGTTTGGAACATTGAGAAGAAGGGGATGGAGGAGGCCGATCGCATTATTACCGTGAGCAACTACACTCGTAACATAGTGATCAACCGATATGGCATAAATCCAGACAAGGTGGTTACTGTGCACAACGCGGTGGAGTTCAACCTCGATTACAGCGAATTTGCCTACTCCGCTAAGGCAGTTCCCGAAAAGATAGTGACGTTTCTTGGTCGTATAACCTTCCAAAAAGGACCCGACTATTTTGTGGAGGCCGCCAACATGGTGATTTCCAAGTATTCCAACGTTCGCTTTGTAATGGCCGGTAGCGGTGACATGATGAACCGGATGATTAAGCGTGTTGCAGAGCTACGCATAAGTGAACACTTCCACTTTACCGGATTCTTGAAGGGTGCCGATGTTCACCGAATGTTTGCCCAAAGCGATGTATATGTTATGCCATCGGTATCAGAGCCATTTGGTATCTCACCGCTGGAGGCCATGAGAGCAAGTGTGCCTGTTATTATCTCCAAGCAATCGGGCGTTGCAGAGGTGCTTAAACATGCCCTTAAAATCGACTTTTGGGATGTTGAGGCCATGGCCGACGCCATTTACGGTTTGCTTTGCTACGATGGGCTCTCGAAACTCTTCCGTCGATATGGACAGGAGGAGGTTACAAGCCTCAAGTGGGATGAAGCCGCCCAAAAAGTTATTGAAGTGTACCAATCGCTGTTGAAATCGTAA